A part of Dreissena polymorpha isolate Duluth1 chromosome 13, UMN_Dpol_1.0, whole genome shotgun sequence genomic DNA contains:
- the LOC127856331 gene encoding uncharacterized protein LOC127856331 translates to MALLITAGICIGLIHSASTQGSYYGYSDSYYRGHYEEAEEAIMVGAIGLSFSILCLICIFVGLICVCAKKCCRQTVQPAPGLAFVNAVPSYMPYGQSYFHGQPVMHNQPAMHGQPLMHGQPVMHGQPDMHGQPQQTFNPSAPSIAS, encoded by the exons ATGGCACTTTTAATAACTGCGGGCATATGTATCGGATTAATACATTCAG CGTCTACACAAGGATCATACTACGG CTACAGTGATAGTTACTATCGCGGCCACTATGAGGAAGCCGAGGAAGCCATTATGGTTGGCGCCATAGGACTGTCGTTTAGCATACTATGTCTGATCTGCATTTTCGTTGGTCTGATCTGCGTCTGTGCCAAGAAATGTTGTCGCCAAACTGTGCAACCAGCTCCTG GTTTGGCATTTGTTAACGCAGTACCTAGTTATATGCCGTATGGACAGTCATATTTTCATGGTCAACCAGTAATGCATAATCAACCCGCTATGCATGGCCAACCACTTATGCATGGTCAACCAGTTATGCACGGTCAACCAGATATGCATGGTCAACCGCAACAGACGTTCAACCCATCGGCACCATCAATAGCCAGTTAG